In the genome of Candidatus Electrothrix rattekaaiensis, the window TGAAATCAAGGATATAATCCTTGAAATTATTGAAGATATAGATGAGGATGCAGATTTTGACGATTTGGATGCGGATCAGCCTCTCCGAGATCAGTTAGATCTTGATTCTATGGATTTTCTTGATATCGTGATGGAGCTGCGGAAACGCTACAAGCTTCAGATTCCAGAAGAGGACTATCCCGAGCTTGCCACCTTGACCAGTTGTGTCAACTATCTTGAGCCGAAACTGCAGAATATCTGAGTCTGTAGGGGCACGGCGCGCCGTGCCCCTGCTGCATCAAAAGATAAGGTGTCTCCTGTTGAATCCCTAAGAATGCCGCACTTCCCGCACATCCGCTATGGCTGATTACCAGCTCATCATTATCGGCGGCGGCCTCTCCGGCTTGGCCGCCGGTATCCGTTCAGCTCGTTTCGGGCAGAAAACCCTGATTATCGAGCAGCATAGCCTGCCCGGTGGTTTAAATTCCTATTACTACCGCCAAGGCTATCTGTTGGAAACC includes:
- a CDS encoding acyl carrier protein, producing the protein MTRDEIKDIILEIIEDIDEDADFDDLDADQPLRDQLDLDSMDFLDIVMELRKRYKLQIPEEDYPELATLTSCVNYLEPKLQNI